The Shewanella mesophila genome contains the following window.
AGAGAGATCGTTATGGCAGAAAAGATTATCATCGCGACCGATAAAGCCCCACAAGCTATCGGTACCTATTCTCAAGCGGTTAAAGTTGGTGGCACAGTATATCTATCAGGTCAGATCCCGCTCAATCCTGCGACTATGCAGATGGTAAGTGATGAATTTGAAGCCCAAGTCGTCCAAGTCTTCGATAATCTTACCGCGGTATGCGAAGCCGCCGGTGGTTCGCTGAAGGATATTGTGAAACTCAATATCTTTATGACCGACCTAAGCAATTTTGCTACCGTGAACGAAATCATGGGGCGCTACTTTGAGCAACCCTATCCTGCTCGCGCCGCGATTGGCGTTAAGCAATTGCCGAAAGATTCTTTAGTTGAGATGGATGGTGTGATGGAGCTCTAAGGCTAACACACTGCATTGGGGCGCTAAGGCGCCCTTTCTCTTTTTTAAAAAACCAATAAAGCTAAATAACCATGAGCCCTGAACGCTTCGCCCGCATTAATCAAATGCTCGATAATCGCCAAACCGATCTTACTCTTTGTCTCGATAAAGTTCATAAAACCAATAATATCGCTGCGGTTATCCGCACGGCAGATGCCGTCGGTATTCATCAGATCCACGCGGTATGGCCAGATATCGAGATGCGTGTATCAGGTAATACAGCATCAGGTAGTCAGCAGTGGGTTAAAACCATTAAACACTATCACATGAGCGAAGCGGCCGAGCAGTTTAAGGCACAAGGAATGCAGGTGTTAGCCACTAACTTTTCACCGACAGCAGTGGATTTTCGAGAGGTAGATTACACTAAGCCCACAGTGATTATCATGGGCAATGAACGAGATGGCGTCAGTGATGAAGGATTGGCAATTGCCGATCAACATATCATTATTCCCATGATAGGCATGGTGCAATCGCTTAATGTTTCGGTGGCATCGGCACTCATTATGTACGAAGCACAGCGTCAGCGTGAACAAGCGGGTAAATATGGTACTCGCACATTAGATGACGCCTACTGCCAGACCATGTTGTTTGAACAGGGGCACCCAATATATGCCAAAGCGTGTCGTCGTAAAAATATCCCCTACCCGCAAATTGACGACCAAGGGCAGATCCTAGCAGATGAAGCTTGGTGGCAACGGATGCGCGAACCCGATCCTCAAGCAGAAGCTTAACGTTTTAAACAGCTAAAAACGCGCCTCATTGGCGCGCTTCATTTTCGTAACACCGCACCTAAATCCATGACAAATCGCCTATTATTCAGGCAAAGCAATTGTCATAGATCACATTATTCGCCATACTCAATTGTACGCATAAAGATCTAACCAGCGCTAGGGAAAGGCCGCAATGCTCATTAATGGGGGTTAATTGAGATTAGCGGATAGATACAAAGATATCTTCGCGCCCTTTTCTTAAGCTAGGTTAAATAAGCAAGCCCATGCGTCTCCTTAAACACTAAGAATAATTATGGAATAGCAGATGGACTCATTATTTAAATCTCCAATCGACATGTTGCAGCATTGGGTCGAGCAATATGGAGACAACACCTACCTGAGACAACCGATTAATGGCCAATATGTTGATTTTAGCTGGCGTGCAGTACAGCAAAAAATGCAACAGCTGGCTGGCGGCCTGCGTCATTTAGGATTAAAGCCTGGCGATAAAATTGCGGTACTATCAAAAAACTGTGCCGAGTGGTTTATAACCGATCTTGCTCTAATGCATGGCGGTTATATCAGTGTGCCGATTTACCCCACAGCAAATGCCGACACCATACGCTATGTGCTTGAGCACAGTGAAGCTAAAGCCATTTTTATCGGTAAGTTAGATTACTGGGCCGATCAAGAAGCAGGAGTGGGTGGCGATCTACTGCGCATGGCAATGCCCTACGACACTATGCCAGCCCAATATCAATGGGATACCTTACTTAACCTTGGTCAACCACTGGTTGACACCCCAGCGCCTACTTCCGATCAGATAATGACCATTATCTATACCTCTGGTTCTACTGGTAAACCCAAAGGTGCAATGCAAACATTCGACAGCTATGCCTGGACCTGTAAAGCCGTCGTCCGCGATCTAAAAACCGATGGCGAAGACCGCTTATTGTCATACCTGCCACTGGCTCATATTACCGAGCGTGTCGCGATAGAGGGTTCCTCTTTCTATTCCGGTAGCAGCGTTGCCTTTGTCGAGAGCCTCGACAGCTTTGTTGCCGATGTCCAGCGAGCGCAGCCTACGGTATTTTTCTCCGTGCCACGACTCTGGAGCCTATTCCAGAAAAATATCATCGATAAGATTGGCTATACCAAACTTAACTTCCTGCTCAAGGTGCCAATTATTAGCGGCATAGTGAAAAAGAAGATCCACCAAGGTTTAGGACTAGAACATTGTCATCTACTGGGATCAGGCTCCGCCCCCATCCCACCATCACTGATTGCTTGGTATCATAAAATTGGTCTCAACATCAGTGAAGCTTGGGGAATGACCGAAAACAGTGCCTACTCCATTATTAACCATCCTTTTGATGCTCGTAAGATTGGTACCGTAGGTCATGCTGTTGAGGGATGTGAGATTAAGGTTGCAGAGACAGGCGAGCTGTTAGTCAAGAGTCCTGGCCTGATGCTAGGCTACTACAAACAACCAGAAGCGAGCGAAGCCTGTTTCGATGCAGATGGTTTTTTCCATACTGGCGATCTATGTTCCATCGATAATGATGGCTGTGTCACCATTACTGGCCGAGTAAAAGACAATTTCAAAACCTCAAAAGGGAAATATGTCGCCCCGGTGCCAATTGAACGTAAATTGGCGCAAGATCCTCATGTTGAACTCATCTGTATTATCGGCTCAGGTTTGCCGCATCCTATCGCACTGGTGCAGCTCTCTGAAGGCGCTGCATTGCAGCCTAGAGAAGAGGTTCGCACCTCACTAAAGGCAACCTTAGACAGCATTAATCCGAATCTAGAATCCCATGAAACTGTCGATGCTATTGTCGTCGTCAGTGAAGCTTGGGATGTCGAAAACGATGTGCTAACACCAACACTAAAAATTAAGCGTCACGTGTTAGAAGCCAGATTTAGTGCAAAGGTCGATGGCATTCGTGGTGGCAAGGTGCGCTGGGAAGATGAGATAGAATAAGATCATTCCCCGCTCTCACAGAAGGCACGTCTCAGACGTGCCTTTTTATTACATAGTCAGCAATGGCTCAAATTTCGTTAAACAAAATTTAATCCTCTTCTGGCAAAATTTGGTTGTCAAAGAACGCCTACAGTCTATCCTTGCCGCCTATCCATTTTAGAGAGTTAAACATGTTAATCGCACTGGCTATTATCGGTGGTTTTCTGATCTTAACCTTTGGTGCCGAAGCGCTCGTTCGTGGAGCGAGTTCCTTGGCATTGAAGCTAGGAATAACCCCTTTAGTTATCGGCTTAACTATTGTCGCGTTTGGTACTAGCGCTCCTGAGTTAACGGTAAGTTTAAAGTCTGCATTAGCCGGGAATCCCGGCATAGCAATCGGTAATGTCATTGGATCTAATATCGCCAATATTGGACTCATTCTTGGGATCACCGCACTGATCCGTCCGATTCAAATTCAGTCGCAGATGGTCAAGCGAGATATTCCCATTATGATCATCGCCTCGCTGCTATTTTTGGGGCTTAACAGTGATGAAAATCTTAGCCTGCTCGATGGTGCCATACTGACCTCTTTACTCGTTAGCTATCTCATATTTAGCTACTTAAGCGGTAAAAAAGCAGATAAAGAAGAGATAAGTTGTATTGAGATTAGTGGACCAAAGCCGCTTAATCCGCTCATAGCCAGCCTGTTTATCCTAGCGGGTATTTCTATGCTAGTGGGTGGTGGCATCCTATTTGTCGATGGTGCGGTAGAGCTCGCTGGCCTATTTGGCATCAGTGAACTGATCATTGGGCTCACCATAGTCGCGATAGGTACCAGCATGCCGGAGTTAGTGACCTCAGTGGTTGCCGCCCGCAAAGGCGAAAGTGATATCGCCATCGGTAATGTTGTTGGCTCCAATCTATTTAATATTTTGGGCATTTTAGGTATCACGGCTCTGCTACATCCCATTGCATCGAGTGGCCTGCAATTGCTAGACATGGGCGTTATGTTGATACTGGCGATAGTATTACTACCACTCGCTTGGACAGGTATGCGTATTGGACGCAGAGAAGGTGCACTGCTATTAGTAGCCTATCTTTGCTATCTAGGATATTTGATCAATAGCGCCAGCGCTTAGAATCGCTTTATTGTTTTTAAGCTTATTCGTTAACACATTCGAAAAGAGGTGACATTTGTCATCCCTTTTCGGTGACATCTGTGTCTGCAAAAAACTCGCCCCATCCTAGATACTCTCCCTAAGCCCAATAGAGGGACTTAACCATAAGGTAACTGGCCTTATGCTAATCAAGGAGAATCAAATGAAAACCCTAATTATTGCATCGAGTCTTGCTATCATCAGCTCATTGACCCAAGCCAATGAAATCGCCGCTATCGACGGCGCTTCAAATCAAATGAACATCGAGCAACTAACTCGACTCAGCCAACAGACAGACGGCTATGAGAAAGGTTATGCCCTATACCGTCTCGCTATCAATGCCAACATTTTGGGACAAAAAAGCAAAGCATTGTCAGCGCTCCAAGAAGCGGAATCACTGTTAGCTTCCGAGCAAGATAATGGCGAAGTTGCCACGCTGCTGGCGGCAATCTATGGTATGCAGATTGGCTTAGATCTCACCAAAGGGCGTAGCTATGGCCCCAAAGTGTCAGCCGCGATCAATACAGCCGAAAACCTCGTACCCGATAGTCCAAGACTTGCACTCGTCAAAGCCATTTCGGCCTATTCGACACCAGTTGAATATGGCGGCAGTATGCAGCATGCTATTGAGTTAGGAAGTAGAGCAATTGAGTTGTTTGAAAAACCTTGCGATAACATCTGTTGGGGATATGCCGAAGCCTATACTTGGAGAGGCCTTGCTAAGCAAAACTTAGGCGATCAACAAGGCGCGGTTGCAGACTGGAAAGCCGCGCTACGGGTTCAAAGTGATTACGCCTGGGCAAGCTTTTTACTCAAGCAAAATCAGTAATGATGTTAAGTTTATCCGGAGCCATAAAAAGCTCCGGGTCTTATAGAGAATATGACCATGAATAAAGTTAACCTCATAGCTCACCATCAACTAGATCAAACAAAAAAGGTCGAAGATAAACTAGCGTGGATCTAT
Protein-coding sequences here:
- a CDS encoding RidA family protein; protein product: MAEKIIIATDKAPQAIGTYSQAVKVGGTVYLSGQIPLNPATMQMVSDEFEAQVVQVFDNLTAVCEAAGGSLKDIVKLNIFMTDLSNFATVNEIMGRYFEQPYPARAAIGVKQLPKDSLVEMDGVMEL
- the trmH gene encoding tRNA (guanosine(18)-2'-O)-methyltransferase TrmH, coding for MSPERFARINQMLDNRQTDLTLCLDKVHKTNNIAAVIRTADAVGIHQIHAVWPDIEMRVSGNTASGSQQWVKTIKHYHMSEAAEQFKAQGMQVLATNFSPTAVDFREVDYTKPTVIIMGNERDGVSDEGLAIADQHIIIPMIGMVQSLNVSVASALIMYEAQRQREQAGKYGTRTLDDAYCQTMLFEQGHPIYAKACRRKNIPYPQIDDQGQILADEAWWQRMREPDPQAEA
- a CDS encoding AMP-binding protein, with product MDSLFKSPIDMLQHWVEQYGDNTYLRQPINGQYVDFSWRAVQQKMQQLAGGLRHLGLKPGDKIAVLSKNCAEWFITDLALMHGGYISVPIYPTANADTIRYVLEHSEAKAIFIGKLDYWADQEAGVGGDLLRMAMPYDTMPAQYQWDTLLNLGQPLVDTPAPTSDQIMTIIYTSGSTGKPKGAMQTFDSYAWTCKAVVRDLKTDGEDRLLSYLPLAHITERVAIEGSSFYSGSSVAFVESLDSFVADVQRAQPTVFFSVPRLWSLFQKNIIDKIGYTKLNFLLKVPIISGIVKKKIHQGLGLEHCHLLGSGSAPIPPSLIAWYHKIGLNISEAWGMTENSAYSIINHPFDARKIGTVGHAVEGCEIKVAETGELLVKSPGLMLGYYKQPEASEACFDADGFFHTGDLCSIDNDGCVTITGRVKDNFKTSKGKYVAPVPIERKLAQDPHVELICIIGSGLPHPIALVQLSEGAALQPREEVRTSLKATLDSINPNLESHETVDAIVVVSEAWDVENDVLTPTLKIKRHVLEARFSAKVDGIRGGKVRWEDEIE
- a CDS encoding calcium/sodium antiporter; the protein is MLIALAIIGGFLILTFGAEALVRGASSLALKLGITPLVIGLTIVAFGTSAPELTVSLKSALAGNPGIAIGNVIGSNIANIGLILGITALIRPIQIQSQMVKRDIPIMIIASLLFLGLNSDENLSLLDGAILTSLLVSYLIFSYLSGKKADKEEISCIEISGPKPLNPLIASLFILAGISMLVGGGILFVDGAVELAGLFGISELIIGLTIVAIGTSMPELVTSVVAARKGESDIAIGNVVGSNLFNILGILGITALLHPIASSGLQLLDMGVMLILAIVLLPLAWTGMRIGRREGALLLVAYLCYLGYLINSASA